A stretch of DNA from Candidatus Flexicrinis affinis:
CCCGAACTCGGTATTGAGGCGCGCCTTGTGCCGGTACACGTCCGTATAGGTGTCCGTCCAGATCGCCCCGTAATACGTGTGAACGTCGCCGGCTCTCAGCCAGTCATGCTCCATTTGACCGGAGCAGATGAAGACGGGTCGGGTTGGATCCTGCTGCTTGGCGTCGGCATAAAGGGTCGGGTCCGGCTGACGCTCCAAGTTCTCGCGCCGTGTGAAGACCATAGTCGGCTCGTTGTGACAGCTCCACGTGATGATCGCGGGATGGTTGTACAGCGACGCGATCATTTCATTCTGTAAGCGTCTCGCACGGGCCTCAAAATCGTGCGTGCTCGCGTGTATCCAGTTCAGTTCAAAGTCCTGCCAGATCAGCATACCTGCCCGGTCGCAGATGTCGTATAGCTCGTCGGGTGACCGATGCACATGGACTCGCACGAGGTTGAGGTTGGCATCTTGTGTGAGCTGAAGATCGCGCTCAAGTGTCTCATGCGTGCAGCGGGATAAATACAGATCTGGCATGTACGATGTGCCGCGGATGTAAACCGGTTGGCCGTTAATCTCGTACGTGAAGCGTTGACGCGTTCGTTCGAGCCGCACCGTCCGGAGTCCAAACGTCTCCGTATGATCGGCGATGACGTGTTCCGACGAATCGATCAGTTGACAAGTCACACGATACAGGTTGGGCTCGCCGTGGTCCCACGGCCACCAGAGCTGTGGGTCCGGAATATGAAACGCCACGTCTGCTTGGTGCGTGCCGACGGGGAGCCGTAACGAGACGTGAACCTGTGTACCTGCGCCGTGATGATTCTCCGGTTGAGCATCGAGTACCAGTCTGCCGAACCACGGTTCGTGTGTCGCGTTTGTCAGTGTCGCGCGAACGGAGACGGCACCGTCCGTGTGCGTCCGGATGCGCAGGCGGTCAATGCTGACACCGTGATCGAAGATCAAGTAGACCGGACGCCAGATCCCGATGGGGTTGACCGCCGGCGGGATTAGACCTTCGCCATGCTCGTAATTCCCTTTTACGAGGCCGCGCAGGACATGGTCCGACGGAAAGGTTCCGCCGGGATTCGGTGCATCCCAGGGTGCACTCACACGCACGTGCAGCAGGTTTTCCTCGTCGTGAAGCAGCGCGTGCGTCACGTCGAACTCAAACGTCGTGAAATGTCCTTCGTGACCCCCGAGATACTGCCCGTTGAACCAGACCGACGCGAAGTAGTCGACGCCACCGAAGCGCAGTCTTGCCCTGCGATACGGTTCTGGCGCGACGGTGAACCCACGTCGATACATCCACGCACTCTCGTTCACAGCGCGTACGCGATCGCCCCAGTATGGATTTTCGGGATACAGAACCGGTTGGAGGTGCGATGCGTCAGGAACGGTGATCGTGCTGCCTGACGGCGGCTCTGGCCATAGCACCGTGTTGTCTAGGGGTACGGGGTAGACCTCCCAGTCTCCGAGTAGGCGACACTGGCGTGACCCGGCTGGGGCGTTCATCGACCGCCGTTTTCCAGGGTCGACAAGTAGGTTCCGGTCGGCCGGTGACGATCGGTCAATCGACACGCGTCGGCTCGCCAGCATGGCATGAGACCGTCGTTTTCGCCAGCACCCCGCCGTCCGTAACTTGGCATTCTAGCACGCGTCATACAGGCGAGTCGGTCAATACGCCGACCCGTACCAACGGGCTGAACGTCTTTGCTGGAAACCGATTCGACAACTGCCGTGCATAGTCTTCGAGATCGATAAACGGCAGATGGAACAGGTCTCGCCACGGGCGATGCGCTTCATAGATGTAGACGTCCTTGGGGTCCAACATCTCAACCCACTGTGGTATGGCTTCGGCATCGTCCGGTTCAACCGCGAACAGCAGCACATCCGCCGGCAGTTTCTTAGCGACCTGCTTGACCTCTTCCGCGTGAGTCAGCCGATGCACGCCTTCCGAGTAGTTCAGTACCGTCGTGCCGTCCGGGTAAGCGATGTGAAAACCAAGCTGAGGCGCATTCATCGGTAGGCTCAGTCCGAGGGTGCCAATGCGGAACAGGTCGACTGGGTGGGTCAGAAGCTGAAAGATGTACTCCATCTTTTCACGCAGGCCCGGCGGCAACAGTGGCATGTGGACCCACCGGAAGGTCGATACGGTAACACCGGCGACCGTCACGCTGTCAGCGTCATCGACCCGGTGCACATTGTCCGGCGGCAGAATTCCGTTCCGGTTGATGTGGCGGATGACCTCGGCCGACGAGATCAGGTGCACACCCGGCAAATGCGGGCGCGAATCGGGGGACTCGAGAAACGCTTGCAGCGAACCCGCGTGTTCGGGGTGGCCGTGAGTGAGACAGAACAGCTTTGGCATCCCACCGTCTAGAGCGGTCCAATGCACATCATCACCGTACAGGTCGAAGCCGATGACCACGCCTCCGTGTTGGAGCGTAATTGCCGACCAACCGAAATACTGTATCTGCATTGTCACTATCCTTTTCTCGTGCTGCCGTCATCTGGCACTGCCATCGGCTGTTTGTACAAGCCCGCAGAGTCCGATTCCTCCCAGCGCTCGGTGACCGCGATCCCGCGCCGACGCACCTCGTCTACGAATTGTGTTGCTGAAATCGCCGTCTCAAGTGGCTGGACACCAGCGTCTACTTCTCCGCGGGCGATAAACTGCGCCATGATTGCCGCATGCCAGCCCGTCAGGCGTTCCATCGCCGTGAAGTCCGTCACTTCGTCATAGCGGTCGATCAGCTCGACGATCACCGACACGCGCCGACCCTCAACGCCACCGGTTCCTTGCGCCCGCATCAGACAAATGTCCTTGAAACGGCCGTTCTCGAGCTGCGGCCCAAGTAACGAGTGATACAACTGGCGCGGAGACACGGAACACCCGGCCGCGATTGTCAGCGGCTCTTCGTTGAACAGGCCGAGATCCTTGAACGCCTTGAACTGGCGGTAGTGTCCAGGATAACGAAGGGTCTTGTTCTCGTAGAATTCCAAGATCCCTTCGAACGTATACGGTACGGTGGAGGTTCCACCGGACGTGACGAACGCCTCGAATTCACCGTGTCCGTCGAGTGTGAGCGTCTCCGGTTCGGTCAGCGCGTCGACTTTGGTCACCGCGCCATTGCGCAAAACCAGCGCCTGACCATCGTACTCGTTGGTCAGCCCGTTGATGTGAAACGAACAGCTGTAGCCCCATGGCGGGGTCGGTTCCTGCGGAAGACCGCCGTCCCAGAGCTGCACGCCGAACGGGCGAATCCTCCGCGCAAGCAGTTGCTCGATGGCATAGACCCCGAGCGTGTTGTTCAGGCCCGGACCCATACCACAATCGGGAACAACCGAGATTCCCGCCTCACGCACTTCTTCGCGCATTCCCCACTGGGCAAGGACGGTTTCGGTGTGGCCGCCAAGGTCTACCATGGAGGTTCGTGATGCGATTGCCGCGCGCGTGCAGTCGAGGATCAGGCTGAACGGCGTGGCGCATAGGAAGACGTCAATCGGTTCAAGTGCCTTGACCAAAGCCTCCCCATCGCGCGCATCGAGCGCGCCGGACCCGACTGACGGGTGGCCGGTCAATCGTGACACGCGGCCAGCGACGTCCGCCGCTCGCTCTGGATTCGCGTCGAGCACCAGCACGTCGGCCGCGTCTCCATGGACGGCCATGTCGTAAGCCGCTGCAGCCCCTTGCCGTCCCGCGCCAACTACGGCGTAGCGAAAACTCCCCACAGCAAATCATCCTTCCATACGAGAAAGCCGTTAACGAATACGTTCATGCGTCACGGCTCGGCAGCCGACAAGGGAAGGTTGTGAGCATCCCTATGCGTGCGATACATCATCGACGCCACGCGAATCGCGCCAAAGACCAGTCTCGGAATATGCGGCTTGAAAAGATATCTCGGACGGTAGAGCTTGAGCCGCCATATCGCCCGCAGTACGATGCGGAAGTAGTATTTCTGGATCAACCGATACATCTTGGCTGGAGGAAGGTTTGTAGTCGGAAGTACGAAGTGAGCCAGATCGTAGACTTCACGATTATGCGTTGTGATCTGGGCCTTCACTTCCTCGTGGAATCCGGTTCCGGGCAGCGGCGTAAGCGGCGTAAGCTCGGTCAGCGCGATATTGGGGTGACGCCGCGCATAGGCGTCGATTCGCCGGAAGTCCTCTTCGGTGTAGTCCGGCATGATCAAGAAGCCTGCGCTCAACACGATGCCGTTACGGGCTAGGATTTCGATCGCCGTCTCGTTGATCTGGACGCTGGTTCTCTTATTGACCTGATTGATGCGCGAATCGTCGATGGCCTCGAGCCCGGTCATCACCATGACCAGTCCGATACTTGCCCACTTGGCGAAAATATCCGGATTGTTCACGACGCAATCGGCGCGCGTATAGGCAAAGTAGCGTTTGCGGATCCCCGCCGCCTTGATCAGTTCGTAAAGACGCTCCATGCGCTTGACATCTATGAAGCTGTGATCATCACAGAACATGATGAAATCCTCTTTGATCGTCTTGAGGTCCTCAACGATCAGTTCGGGCGAGCGCGCGATGAAGTGACGCCGGGTGAAGTGCTGGCAGGAACAGAAGTTGCACGGGAAAGTGCATCCCAGCGAGGTCTGAATTGAGGCGACAGAGTTTTCGAACAGATAGAAATAGCGCGCGCGGTACTTCTGAGTGAGGGTACGATCGGGCTGGGGCATGTGATCGAGACTGGTGGGCAGCGGACGGGGATCGGTCAGATAGAATTCGCCCGCACGTCGCAGCGCAAGCCCGCGGATATCGTCGAAGTCGACCTCCCGCTTCTCGTCCCAACGCGCAACCAGCTCACGGAATGCCGATACGCCTTCACCAATCACGACGACATCAATAAAAGGCGCGTCGAATTCGTGGGGGCAAAGGGTCGCATGATGCCCGCCGACGATGGTCAGCGTGTTTGGGTTGGATTCCTTCGCCGTCCTTAGGACACGTCTGGATGTGTAGGTCTGCACAACCTGTGCGCTGACCCCGACGATGTCTGGTCGATAGCGCTGAAGTGTGCCTTCCAAGTCGGTATCGAGCTCCATGTCGAGGAGTTCGACGTCGTGACCCGGGACAGACGCCCCGATGATTTCCAGTCCCAATGGCTCGATCTTTGCCAGGTGCTTCAGGCCAACAGTGAGGCTTCCACTGGGTGGGTTAACCAAGAGGATCTTCATGGGTCACGTCGCTCGTTGAAGCCGCGCAATAGAAATGCAGCAATGCGAGAAATCTCGCCAATTACATCTCTACTGTGTCGCGAACGCGCCCGATAAGATGTGACTCACGTCACACCGTCACGTCAGGTGTTAACGTTCACCTGTGCCGCAGATGCGGCGCTTTGGGACAGTGCCCCCTGCCGGCGGGACAGGAAGGCCACTTTTCACGCTGCGATATCACTCTTCGAGCGTTTCAAGTTGTCCAAGTGTTTGTGGGGCAGTTGGATCGATTTCATCGCTTCCTCCTGCCCTCACTCTACATCCCTTACCATTTACGTGGGCGTACCTAGGTCGCCACGCGTTCCACCGGAACGCCAATAAGGTTCCCCCATTCCGCCCATGAACCGTCGTACTCGCGTACATCGGGATACCCGAGCAGATACTTCAGGACAAACCACATATGTGTCGATAGCCCTCCGCGAACGCAGTAGGTGATGACGGATTTGTCAGGCGAAATACCGTGACCTTCGAACAAAGCACGCAGTTCATCGGAAGATCTGAAGGTTCCATCCGCGTGTGTTGTGGGTAAGGCCCAACGGCGGAACTGTCCGTTATCCATTTCCATCTTCGCAGGAACGTTCACTGCACCGGGGATATGCCCGCCCACGGTCCCGCCCATCGCATCGTCGCCGGCATACATTGACGTGGTCCGGGTATCTATCAGCACGCGGTCGGAACGTCCGACACTTTCCTGTACATACTCGCGGTGCGCCCGCAGTGTCAAATCGGGCGCTGAAGCTTGGTAGGCCGTGGCCCGGTTTTCGGGAATATCCGTGGTCAGGGGTCGGTTCTCGCTCGCCCACTTCTCCCGATTGCCGTCCAGCAAACACACGTGTCGGTGGCCGTAGATCTCGAGCAGCCACAACGCCATTGCCGCGAGCAGATTGCTGGAGCCATCGTAGATAACGACCGTCGTGTCTCTGGCGATCCCGGCGCGTGACATCTGCGTTTCCAGTTCCGTCTTGGACAGAATGTCGCGGCTGCCCGCCCGCAGCACGTTGCTTCCCCACGCCCAGAAGACCGCTCCCGGGACGTGACCGGAGTCGTACGCTTGGGAATTGAAGCCGACCTCGATAAAACGCACGTCGGGGTGACTCAGATGATCTGCTGCCCATTGGGTACTGACAAGCATTTCCGGATGCGCGTACATGGCTACCTCTCTTATGAGCTGGCAGCGGGCGCGGTTGGGAAGCCCGCTTCCATCCACGCTTGAACCCCACCGTTCAGGATCGAGACGTTCGTGAAACCCAGGTCGTGGAGCAACTTGCCCCCCAGCGCGCCCAACGGGCCGAGAATACAGGTTGTTATGATGGGTCTGGACCGATCGTTCAGCGCCGGGTCGCGCCAGTCCTCCGGGACCTCGTTATCGGCTTTGTAGGTCAGGCTCCCGAGCGAGATGTTCAGCGCGCCCGGGATAGTGCCTGTTGCGGCAATCTCGGCCGCGTCACGCACGTCGATAACGAGGGTGTTAGGTTCGTTTGCTAGGCGTTGCCGAGCCTCTGTAGGGCTGATGGCAGGCACGTGAGCCAGCGCCTCAGCGACCATGAGACCAAATGTCGTTGCCATTTCATCCTTCCTTTAGCTAAAAGTGTGCGAGAACGCTTGGGAGAGGCTGCTTATACTTCCCTAGACATTCATATCCACGACGTGTTTGGTGACCGACATCGCAATCGCTTCGATAGGATGAATCAGCACCCCGCTGGTGACATACGAGCGCAAATCGGCGGTCACGCTGTCCATCAAGCGGGTATACGTCGCCCAGTCGATGGCCGCCTGAAGCAAGGCGCCGTAACCGTGAACGAGGCTTTCAACGGACGGAAAGTACGCTTGTGCGTTCAGTTCATAGACATGGGCGTCGGTGAAACCTGCAGCAGCGGCCAAGGCGCGCACCTTCTCGCGGTCTCCCAGTACGAACGATCCCCGAATACCTTCGCGTGCGTCCGCGCTGAAGTGATGTCCGAATCCTTCGGCAACGGCGTGGAAACCCGGGTTGCGTTCGATCGCACCCCAGACCAGTGCCAACAGTTGCCCGCCCGGCGCAAGAACACGATACATTTCCTTGAGGGCGCCAACCCGGTCCGGAAAGAACATCAGGGCAAAGTGGCACGTCACTATGTCGAATGAACCATCCTGGAATGGTAGTTGGGAGACGTCTCCCAACTGCCAATCGATACCGGTGAAGGACCACTTCCTCCGTGCAACCTCCAGCATCTCCGGGCTGATGTCGTATCCGACAATGCGGGATTCCTTGCCCAGACGGTGGGCAAACTCAATTGTGACAGCACCGGTCCCGCAGGCCATATCGAGTATTCGATGGCCCTGACGGGGTGAAAGCTGATTAACCACCTTGTGCGCCCAGACGTTCATCACGGCGGGCACGAAGATATGCTCGTATATCTCTGGCAAGTTGCCGATCGCATTCCACTTCACTGTGTCGCTCATGGCACGAATCTCGTTATGGGCACTGCTTCGCAATCGTCAGCCGAAGCAATCGAACGATGTTCGTTTCACAAGAATGTCAGTGGTGGCAGTTTCGATATCGCGCGTACTGCAACGCGCGGCGCGCTATTTGAATGGGGGAAGTAGAGCGGCCTTCCGCGGTGAGTCGACCGCGGTTCGGCCAGACAGAGGTGCCCGACGATGCTCTCGTAACGAGGAGGCTACGACAGCGACGAATTCCGGCGTGCTAGGCGAGCAGCGAACGAGTAAAAGCGCGTGAAACACAAACTCGATTGGATTTCGCGTCCCTGAGTATCTCCCTTCCGTCAACAACGCTTGTCACACCGATTCAATCGTATACAACTCACGCGCGCGGAGTTGTGACTCATGTCACATCCTGCGAAATCCATTATCGGCGAATCGCCAACATCATTGCTAGGGGACCGCTCGATTATTGCACAAAATGTGTCTGCAAGTCCGATACGGGTCCTGCATCTTCCCATCTCCAGCCTCGCCGCCGGACTCTCGGCGGTCTCCTGGGTCGTGATTGCGGGGCGAGGCATGGCTTATCGCTCAGGCTGATCCGCCGCACTTGCCGCCCTAGACTCCGATCTTCATTGGTAGCAATGACGGGATGGCTACGCCAGTTCGGCCCGGACGATCTTCGTCCCGGCCAGCATCGCCTTGAGTTTTTCGCGGGCAACCCAGCGCGCCGTCATGCTGAAGCCGCAATCCGCGCTGATCCAGACGTTCTTCGGATCGTTGAACTTGAGGACATCGCGGATACGCTCGGCGACGATCTCCGGCTTCGCGACCGCGCCGGCCTTGACGTCGATCACGCCTGCCGCGAGGTACTGATCGGCCCGTGCGTGTTTGGCGAACAGATCGGTCTGCCACATGCCGCGATTGGCGAACTCGAGATGGATGATGTCGGCGTGCAGGTCCAGGCTGACGCCGCACGCTGGCGCACAGTGTCGGCAAGTCGACAGACCCGATCGCCAGTGGATGGCAGTATTGTGTCATCGCCAGCGTGCGTCTATACGGTCGACCAGAGGACATCATGCTCAGCAAGGCATACACCGCAGACGGAACATCGTGCATCGTTACGTTCACCCTTCCGCCCGATGTCAACGCGGATACCGCGTGTCTTGCTGGCGACTTCAATGACTGGGACGAGACCGTATGCGTCATGACGTGCAAACCGGACGGGAGCTTTGAGACATCACTCACACTGGACTGCGATCGGGCGTATCGTTTCCGATACGTGCTGGATGGCGAACGATGGGAGAACGACTGGCAGGCGGATCGCTATGCCCCGAACGTCTACGGCGAAGACGACTCGATCGTTGAGATCCGCGCGGTCTCGGCCGCAGACGAGCATCAACCACCCGCTTAGCATCCGAAAGACGCGTGATGATGACAGCGTTTCGTACCCGCAGTCAGCATCACGCATTTACCTATACAATCTGTGCACAACCGAACGAACGATGTGAAGGTACGCGCCATGTCTAATGGTTCTGCTGCAGAGTCCGCCCGACTGTCCGACGCACACCATGGCAGAGCCCGATGGATGCAGTGGGGACCATACGTTAGCGATCGTGCGTGGGGAACTGTACGCGAGGATTACAGCCCCGACGGGACGGCTTGGTCCCACCTGCCGCACGATCATGCGCGCAGCAAGGCATACCGCTGGGGCGAAGACGGGATCGGCGGGATCAGTGATGACCGCCAATACCTATGCTTCGCACTGGCGCTATGGAACGGACGGGACCCGATCCTCAAGGAAAGGCTGTTCGGTCTTGGCGGCGGTGAGGGTAATCACGGCGAGGACGTCAAGGAGTACTACTTCTACCTCGATGGTACGCCAACCCACAGTTACATGAAGATGCTTTACAAGTATCCTCATGCAGAATTCCCGTATACTCAGCTCGTCGAGGAGAACCGCCGGCGAGGCCTGAATGCGTTTGAATTCGAGCTGCTGGATACGGGTGTTTTCGATGAAAACGCATATTTCGATGTCACCGTAGAGTATGCAAAGCATTCACCCAGCGACATTCTGATTCGAATTTCGGCTGTCAATCGCGGCAGCGATCGCGCGTCATTGATGCTGCTGCCAACGCTCTGGTTCCGAAACACATGGTCTTGGGGATATGACACAGGGCCCATGAAGGATGTCCCGGGCAAGCCGAGCCTCACGGCTAGCGAGATGTCGACGATTCGCGCCGACCATCCCGTCCTCGGCCCAATGTACCTCTACGCAGACGGCCTTCCTGAGCTCATCTTCACAGAGAACGAAACTAACGCCCAACGCCTTTACGGGCTCGACAACCCGACTCCGCACGTCAAAGACAGCTTTCATCGCTATGTGATCGATGGCGATCTTTCCGCCATCAACCCGGATCGGACGGGAACCAAGGCTGCCGCTCGCTATGCGCTGGCGATCGGCGCTGGCGAGACGGCAACGCTCCAACTTCGGTTAACATCGACGGCGCTTGATCATCCATTTGAGGCGTTCGGCCAAGTGTTTCGTGACCGAATCGCGGAAGCGAACGCGTTTTATGACGCCCTGCACCGCCCCACGTTGTCGACAGACGCGCGCCAGATCCAACGCCAAGCGCTGGCCGGCATGCTGTGGAACAAACAGCTCTACTATTACGACGTCGAGCAGTGGTTGGCCGGCGATCCGATCGCCGAGCCGCCTCAGCAGCGCAAGTCAGGCCGAAGCAGTCAGTGGACTCATCTCAACAATTTCGACATCTTGTCGATGCCGGACAAGTGGGAGTACCCGTGGTATGCCGGGTGGGACCTGGCCTTCCACTGTATTCCGCTCGCCATGGTCGACGCCGAGTTCGCCAAGGCACAAATCCTGCTGCTAACGCGCGAATGGTACATGCATCCCAACGGACAGTTGCCAGCATACGAATGGGCATTTGGCGACGTCAACCCACCCGTGCACGCCTGGGCCGCGCTGCACATCTATCGCCTGGATGGACGGCGCGACACGGTCTTCCTGAAGCGAGTCTTCAACAAGATGCTGCTCAACTTCACGTGGTGGGTGAATCGCAAAGATGCTGAGGGGCGCAACATCTTTCAAGGCGGCTTCTTGGGGCTGGACAACATCAGCTTGTTCGACCGGAGCAGCGCACTTCCGCTGGGCGGCCATATCGATCAGAGCGATGGTACCGCGTGGATGGGCTTCTACTGCCTGGAGATGATGAAGATCGCCCTCGAACTGGCGAAGTCCGACCCGCCATATGAAGACATGGCGATCAAGTTCTATGAGCACTTCCTGTGGATCGCTCTGGCTATCGGGGGTGATACTCGCGACGGCGTAGGGTTGTGGGATGCCGAAGACGGCTTCTACTACGATGTCCTCAAGATCCCCGGCCACCGGCCACAGCCCTTGCGCGTGCGCTCTCTGGTCGGGCTGATGCCCCTCATCGCAGTGGAGACCGTCAGCCAGAAGACGCTCGATCGGTTTCCTGCGTTCGCGACCAGCATCCGCTGGTTGTGCGAGCATCGACCAGACCTAGCCCGCAACCTTGCCAGCACGGAAAGGCTTGGCAAGGAAAGCACACACCTCTTTGCGATGGTCAGCGAAGATCAACTGCGCCGCGTTCTGAGTATCCTGCTCGACGAACGCGAGTTCCTGTCGCCATATGGCATCCGTTCGCTGTCAAAATCCCACGATACCCCATACGAAATGGAAACCGGCGGCCAACGCTTCAGTATCCGCTACGAGCCAGCAGAGTCGTCCAGCAATCTCTTCGGAGGCAATTCCAACTGGCGCGGTCCGATCTGGTTTCCGATCAATTACCTGCTGATCGAAGCCCTTCGCAAGCACGCGCGATTCTACGGAGACGGGTTCAAGTTGGAATGCCCTACGGGCAGCGGCGTGTACCTGACATTGGACCAGATTGCAGACGAT
This window harbors:
- a CDS encoding MBL fold metallo-hydrolase, coding for MQIQYFGWSAITLQHGGVVIGFDLYGDDVHWTALDGGMPKLFCLTHGHPEHAGSLQAFLESPDSRPHLPGVHLISSAEVIRHINRNGILPPDNVHRVDDADSVTVAGVTVSTFRWVHMPLLPPGLREKMEYIFQLLTHPVDLFRIGTLGLSLPMNAPQLGFHIAYPDGTTVLNYSEGVHRLTHAEEVKQVAKKLPADVLLFAVEPDDAEAIPQWVEMLDPKDVYIYEAHRPWRDLFHLPFIDLEDYARQLSNRFPAKTFSPLVRVGVLTDSPV
- a CDS encoding saccharopine dehydrogenase NADP-binding domain-containing protein, which codes for MGSFRYAVVGAGRQGAAAAYDMAVHGDAADVLVLDANPERAADVAGRVSRLTGHPSVGSGALDARDGEALVKALEPIDVFLCATPFSLILDCTRAAIASRTSMVDLGGHTETVLAQWGMREEVREAGISVVPDCGMGPGLNNTLGVYAIEQLLARRIRPFGVQLWDGGLPQEPTPPWGYSCSFHINGLTNEYDGQALVLRNGAVTKVDALTEPETLTLDGHGEFEAFVTSGGTSTVPYTFEGILEFYENKTLRYPGHYRQFKAFKDLGLFNEEPLTIAAGCSVSPRQLYHSLLGPQLENGRFKDICLMRAQGTGGVEGRRVSVIVELIDRYDEVTDFTAMERLTGWHAAIMAQFIARGEVDAGVQPLETAISATQFVDEVRRRGIAVTERWEESDSAGLYKQPMAVPDDGSTRKG
- a CDS encoding cobalamin-dependent protein (Presence of a B(12) (cobalamin)-binding domain implies dependence on cobalamin itself, in one of its several forms, or in some unusual lineages, dependence on a cobalamin-like analog.) → MKILLVNPPSGSLTVGLKHLAKIEPLGLEIIGASVPGHDVELLDMELDTDLEGTLQRYRPDIVGVSAQVVQTYTSRRVLRTAKESNPNTLTIVGGHHATLCPHEFDAPFIDVVVIGEGVSAFRELVARWDEKREVDFDDIRGLALRRAGEFYLTDPRPLPTSLDHMPQPDRTLTQKYRARYFYLFENSVASIQTSLGCTFPCNFCSCQHFTRRHFIARSPELIVEDLKTIKEDFIMFCDDHSFIDVKRMERLYELIKAAGIRKRYFAYTRADCVVNNPDIFAKWASIGLVMVMTGLEAIDDSRINQVNKRTSVQINETAIEILARNGIVLSAGFLIMPDYTEEDFRRIDAYARRHPNIALTELTPLTPLPGTGFHEEVKAQITTHNREVYDLAHFVLPTTNLPPAKMYRLIQKYYFRIVLRAIWRLKLYRPRYLFKPHIPRLVFGAIRVASMMYRTHRDAHNLPLSAAEP
- a CDS encoding sulfurtransferase, with the protein product MYAHPEMLVSTQWAADHLSHPDVRFIEVGFNSQAYDSGHVPGAVFWAWGSNVLRAGSRDILSKTELETQMSRAGIARDTTVVIYDGSSNLLAAMALWLLEIYGHRHVCLLDGNREKWASENRPLTTDIPENRATAYQASAPDLTLRAHREYVQESVGRSDRVLIDTRTTSMYAGDDAMGGTVGGHIPGAVNVPAKMEMDNGQFRRWALPTTHADGTFRSSDELRALFEGHGISPDKSVITYCVRGGLSTHMWFVLKYLLGYPDVREYDGSWAEWGNLIGVPVERVAT
- a CDS encoding sulfurtransferase; its protein translation is MATTFGLMVAEALAHVPAISPTEARQRLANEPNTLVIDVRDAAEIAATGTIPGALNISLGSLTYKADNEVPEDWRDPALNDRSRPIITTCILGPLGALGGKLLHDLGFTNVSILNGGVQAWMEAGFPTAPAASS
- a CDS encoding class I SAM-dependent methyltransferase, encoding MSDTVKWNAIGNLPEIYEHIFVPAVMNVWAHKVVNQLSPRQGHRILDMACGTGAVTIEFAHRLGKESRIVGYDISPEMLEVARRKWSFTGIDWQLGDVSQLPFQDGSFDIVTCHFALMFFPDRVGALKEMYRVLAPGGQLLALVWGAIERNPGFHAVAEGFGHHFSADAREGIRGSFVLGDREKVRALAAAAGFTDAHVYELNAQAYFPSVESLVHGYGALLQAAIDWATYTRLMDSVTADLRSYVTSGVLIHPIEAIAMSVTKHVVDMNV
- a CDS encoding isoamylase early set domain-containing protein, whose product is MLSKAYTADGTSCIVTFTLPPDVNADTACLAGDFNDWDETVCVMTCKPDGSFETSLTLDCDRAYRFRYVLDGERWENDWQADRYAPNVYGEDDSIVEIRAVSAADEHQPPA
- a CDS encoding glucosidase; translated protein: MSNGSAAESARLSDAHHGRARWMQWGPYVSDRAWGTVREDYSPDGTAWSHLPHDHARSKAYRWGEDGIGGISDDRQYLCFALALWNGRDPILKERLFGLGGGEGNHGEDVKEYYFYLDGTPTHSYMKMLYKYPHAEFPYTQLVEENRRRGLNAFEFELLDTGVFDENAYFDVTVEYAKHSPSDILIRISAVNRGSDRASLMLLPTLWFRNTWSWGYDTGPMKDVPGKPSLTASEMSTIRADHPVLGPMYLYADGLPELIFTENETNAQRLYGLDNPTPHVKDSFHRYVIDGDLSAINPDRTGTKAAARYALAIGAGETATLQLRLTSTALDHPFEAFGQVFRDRIAEANAFYDALHRPTLSTDARQIQRQALAGMLWNKQLYYYDVEQWLAGDPIAEPPQQRKSGRSSQWTHLNNFDILSMPDKWEYPWYAGWDLAFHCIPLAMVDAEFAKAQILLLTREWYMHPNGQLPAYEWAFGDVNPPVHAWAALHIYRLDGRRDTVFLKRVFNKMLLNFTWWVNRKDAEGRNIFQGGFLGLDNISLFDRSSALPLGGHIDQSDGTAWMGFYCLEMMKIALELAKSDPPYEDMAIKFYEHFLWIALAIGGDTRDGVGLWDAEDGFYYDVLKIPGHRPQPLRVRSLVGLMPLIAVETVSQKTLDRFPAFATSIRWLCEHRPDLARNLASTERLGKESTHLFAMVSEDQLRRVLSILLDEREFLSPYGIRSLSKSHDTPYEMETGGQRFSIRYEPAESSSNLFGGNSNWRGPIWFPINYLLIEALRKHARFYGDGFKLECPTGSGVYLTLDQIADDLGRRLVAIFLRNDHDVRPVYGGQQRFQTDPHWRDSILFHEYFHGENGAGLGASHQTGWTGLVATLLSQCY